A segment of the Agromyces sp. H17E-10 genome:
TCGGTCACGCGTGACGAGTCGCTCGTCGGCTCGTTCGGCTCGGTCTGCATCGGCGACCTGGGCACGACCGCCGCGAACTGCGACGGCCAGGGCTTCGGGTACTTCCGCGACAAGCTCGCCGCCGACGGATTCGTCCAGGGCCAGACCCTCACCATCCCGGGCACCGAGCTGACGTACGACCTCCCCGCCGTCGCAGCCGGCAAGCCCGACAACATCACGGGCGACGGGCAGACCGTCCGACTCGACCTCGGCGCCGGGGCGACGCAGCTCGCCTTCGTCGGCACCGCGACCGAGAGCGCACGTCAGCCCGCCGCGGTGCTGCACTTCACCGACGGATCCACGCAGAGCGTGCCGGTCTCGTTCGGCGACTGGGTCGGCGCCTCGGGCAACCCGGCCTTCGGCAACACCGTGCTCGCGGTCTCGGAGGGGCGCCTCTCGGGCACCGGAGCCGAGTCGTCGGTCAAGAACACCGCGATCTACGCGACGGCGCCGATCACGATCGACACCGACGCCGAAGGCGCCCCGAAGGTCGTCGAGTCGCTGACGATGCCGACCGAGGCCGGCACCCTCAGGGACGGCCGCGTGCACGTCTTCGCCATCGCCTCCGACGGCGACCGTTCGGCCGCCGCTCCGCTCGAGGTGCAGCCGCAGACGGTCGAGACGCAGGTCGCGGGCGAGACGTTCGGGGCGACGCTCGCGACCACCACGGGTGGCGCCGCCGAGCAGTCGGCGGTCGTGAACTGGGGCGACGGCACCGCGGTGTCGTCGGTGCCGGTGGTCGACGGCGCGGTCACCGGCGAGCACGCGTACACCGTCGCGGGCACCTACACGGTCTCCGTCACGGTCGACGACGGCATCCGCTCGGCGTCGACCACGGTCGAGATCGTCGTCGACGAGCCCGCGCCCGTCTACACCCCCGAGATCGCGGTCGATCCGACCCAGGTCGCGCCCGGCGGCACGATCCGGGTCACGGGCACCGGGTTCGCGCCCGACGAGGCGATCGAGCTCCGGCTCGGCGACGGCGCACCCGTGTCGACGACCTCGAACGGCGACGGCGTGATCGACACCGAGCTCACCGTTCCGGCCGACACCGTCGACGGCGAGTACCCGGTGACCGCGGTCGGAGCGGTGTCGGCGGTCGAGGCCTCGGCCACGATCAGCGTGCTCACGCCGGCGAAGGCCACGACGGTGACGCTCGGGTCGGATGCCGCCGCACCCGTGGCCGGTGACCTGGTGCCGTTCACGGTGACCGTCGCGCCGACGGCGGCGACCGGCCTCGTCGAGATCCTCGAGGGCGACACGGTGGTCGGCACCGCGGCGGTCACAGCCGGCACCGCGACGGTCGACGTACGAGTGGAGACCTCGGGTACCCACACGTACACGGCTCGGTTCACGCCCGACGTGCCGACGTCGTACCTGCCCTCGACCTCGGAGCCGCTCTCGATCGAGGTCGGCGACGCACCGGTCGTCGCGCCCGAGCTCGAGCTCGGCGACGGCCGCGTGGCGCAGGGCGAGACCCTCGAGATCACCGGACGCGGCTTCGGCGCGGCGGAGACCGTGACGATCACGCTGCGTTCCCGGCCGGTCCGGCTCGCCGAGGTCACGACCGACGGGCGCGGCGGATTCACCGCACAGGTCGTCATCCCCGCGACCACGAAGGCCGGCAAGCACACGATCGTCGCCGAGGGCACCACGTCGGCGCTCAGCGCGAAGGCGAAGCTCACCGTGACGGTCACCACCGTCGAGGTCGCCACCGTCTCGGTCGGTGCGCCCGACCAGCTGCTCGCGAAGGCGGGGTCGGGCGTGCAGTTCGTGGCGCAGGTCACCGCCCTCGACGGCCGCTCGCCGGTCGGAACGTTCACCGTCTACGACGGCGACCGCCCGATCGCCGACGTGCAGGTGGCCGCGACGGCCGACGGCCGGGTGAAGGTCAAGCTCCCGAAGCTCCCGGCCGGCGTGCATCTCGTGCACGGCGAGTTCACGGGTGACGGCGGCTTCCAGGATTCGCAGACCGTGCCGGTCCCGCTGATCCTCTGGTGAGGATCCGGTCCGGTGCGTCCGTCACGGGCGCACCGGACCGGTGCTCCGGACTCGAACACGAGCGGGATGCCGCGGCCGACGTCGGCCGCGGCATCCCGCTTCGTCGTCACGGGAGGGCGAGCCGAGCCGTCGCGCCCGGCGGTCGGGCGTCGGGCTCGCGACGCTCAGAACTCCTCGTGCGTCTCGGGGTCGGCGCCCCAGATGCGACCGCGCTCGAGCGCCGAGATCGCCTCGACCTCGTCGGCGCCGAGCGCGAACCCGAAGACGTCGAGGTTCTCGCGACGCCGCTCGTGATCGGACGACTTCGGGATCGGCACGGCCTCGAGCTCGACGTGCCAGCGCAGGACGACCTGGGCGGGCGAGACCCCGTGCGCGGCGGCGATCTCGACGACGACGGGTTCGCGCAGCAGCTCGGTGCGGCGAGCCAGCGGGCTCCAGCTCTCGGTGCGGATCTCGTGCTCGTCGTGGAACGCGCGCAGCTCGGCCTGCGGGAAGTACGGGTGCAGTTCGACCTGGTTGACGACCGGGGTCACCCCCGTCTCGGCGATGAGCCGCCGAAGCATCTTGGGCGTGAAGTTCGAGACGCCGATCGAGCGCACGAGGCCCTTTTCGCGCAGCGAGATCATCGCGCGCCAGCTCTCGACGTACTTGTCGATGCGCGGCAGCGGCCAGTGGATGAGGTAGAGGTCGACCCATTCGAGCCCGAGCCGGGTGCGCGACTCCTCGAAGCTCGCGATCGTCTCGTCGAACCCGTGGTGGCGACCGGGCAGCTTCGTCGTGATGACGAGATCGCTGCGGTCGATCTCGGTGCGCCGGATCGCCTCACCCACGGCCTCCTCGTTGCCGTAGTTGTAGGCGGTGTCGATGAGCCGGTAGCCGTCGGCGATCGCCGAGACGATCGAGCCGATGCCGACCTGGTCGTTGAGCCCGTACGTGCCCAATCCGATCGCGGGAATCGTGTTGCCGTCGCGAAGGGAGTAGGCCGGAGTACTCATGCCCCAATACTGTCGCACGACCCGCCCGATGAGTAGCGTCACCCTCCGTGGGGTGAGGCGCGCGCCGTGCTCAGTCGGCGGGCAGCTCGGCGAAGGCGCGCACCGGGAAGGTGCCGAACGCCTCGACCTTGGGCGGCACGGCCGTGAACCGGGCGCCGCGCGGCGGCACCTGCTCGAGACCGGTCAGGTGCTCGACGACGTGCACGCCCGCGTCGAGCAGGATCGAGTGCGCGGGGCGCTCGCCGCCCGACTCGACGTCGTCGATGTTGACCGAGTCGATGCCCACGAGCGCGACGCCCGCGTCGACGAGATGCCGTGCGCCGGCCTCGGTGAGGAACGGCGCGCCGGCGGCGTACTCGGGCCGGCCGAACCAGCGGCTCCACCCGGTGTGCAGCAGCACGGCCGACCCCGCGAGCTCGCGGTCGAAGAACACCTCGGCGGGGATGCCTCGCTGCGAAGCATCGGTCAGCCTGAAGACCTCGGCGCGCAGGCCGACGAGCGTCTCGAGCGACAGGCTCGCGAGGTCTCCCCCACCGGCGTACCGGTGGAACGGGCTGTCGAGGTAGGTGCCCGTGTTGCCGATCATCGTGATGACGTCCATCGCGAACTCGGTGCCCGGGGCGTAGTTCGCGCGCGACGCCTCGCGCGTGAGGAACGGCGTGATCGTCGGGGCGGGCAGCCCCGGGTAGGTCGTGAGCCCGGCGGCGACCGTGTGGCTGAGGTCGACGAGCCGGCCGCGGCCGTCCTGCGGTGCAGCGGATGCCGCGGGGTCGGCGTCGCGCCCGGCCTCGACGCCCCGCGACCCCCGGTGCGGCTCTTCGACGATCGCGAGGTTCGTGAGGTCGACGCTCGCGACGAGCGCGAGGCCCAGGTGCCGCACGAGCAGCTCGGCGATCTCGGCCTCGGTCACGTCGTTCGTCGGCAGGTCGAGCCGGAAGCCGGTCGTGCGGAGATCGCCCCCGTTCGCGAAGGCGATCTCGGCGTCGAAGTGGGCGCGGTACTCGGTCACGCGGGTTGCTCCTCTGGCGTCGGGTGATGGTCTGGGGCGGTCTCGGATTCAGGCGTCGCGCGTGCCTCGGCCGCCCCGTCGGCGGGCGACGTCGCGCGCCGCGCGCGGATACGCCGCACGACGGTGACGGCCACGGCGGCGAGCGCGAGCACCGCGGGCACGAGCAGGTTCGACCAGGCGAGCACGAGCAGCGCCGCGGTCATGATCGTCGCGACGACGGCGAGCCACCAGCCGAACGACCAGGTGCGCAGCAGCAGGGTCGCCGCGAGCATGCCCGCCGCGTAGATGGCGACCATGTTGCTCGTGTGGATGAGGATGAAGCCCGTGAGGTCGAGGTCGTTCGCGAGCATGAGCGCGTAGTAGATCAGGATGATGACGCCCGTGACGGCGAGGGCACGGCGCGGGATCTCGCCGTCGGCCG
Coding sequences within it:
- a CDS encoding aldo/keto reductase, whose amino-acid sequence is MSTPAYSLRDGNTIPAIGLGTYGLNDQVGIGSIVSAIADGYRLIDTAYNYGNEEAVGEAIRRTEIDRSDLVITTKLPGRHHGFDETIASFEESRTRLGLEWVDLYLIHWPLPRIDKYVESWRAMISLREKGLVRSIGVSNFTPKMLRRLIAETGVTPVVNQVELHPYFPQAELRAFHDEHEIRTESWSPLARRTELLREPVVVEIAAAHGVSPAQVVLRWHVELEAVPIPKSSDHERRRENLDVFGFALGADEVEAISALERGRIWGADPETHEEF
- a CDS encoding cyclase family protein, with translation MTEYRAHFDAEIAFANGGDLRTTGFRLDLPTNDVTEAEIAELLVRHLGLALVASVDLTNLAIVEEPHRGSRGVEAGRDADPAASAAPQDGRGRLVDLSHTVAAGLTTYPGLPAPTITPFLTREASRANYAPGTEFAMDVITMIGNTGTYLDSPFHRYAGGGDLASLSLETLVGLRAEVFRLTDASQRGIPAEVFFDRELAGSAVLLHTGWSRWFGRPEYAAGAPFLTEAGARHLVDAGVALVGIDSVNIDDVESGGERPAHSILLDAGVHVVEHLTGLEQVPPRGARFTAVPPKVEAFGTFPVRAFAELPAD